The Nitrospinaceae bacterium genome window below encodes:
- a CDS encoding (2Fe-2S)-binding protein: protein MSSQKELIDSFKKVCICRNVKAGTIMTALRQGTLSFEALRRKIGVGTGNCKAKRCRTPIEKRIKDYKNSQKQELEKPAV from the coding sequence TTGAGTTCGCAGAAAGAATTGATCGACAGCTTTAAAAAGGTTTGCATTTGCCGAAATGTGAAGGCCGGAACCATCATGACCGCCCTCAGGCAGGGGACCTTGTCTTTTGAAGCGCTTAGGCGAAAAATTGGTGTCGGAACCGGGAATTGCAAGGCGAAAAGATGCCGAACTCCCATCGAAAAACGGATAAAAGATTATAAAAACAGTCAGAAACAAGAACTCGAAAAGCCCGCCGTCTGA
- the coaD gene encoding phosphopantetheine adenylyltransferase — MKRIAIYPGTFDPVTHGHLDIMNRAVKIFDHLIVAVALNPKKSPLFPHEMRVDFIESATQELGNLEVVPFDCLLTSFVQSKNATVIIKGLRAVSDFEFELQMGLMNRTLDETIETLFMIPSQEFSFLSSNLVKEIASHGGNISNLVPESVTRGFQKINTK; from the coding sequence ATGAAACGGATCGCCATTTATCCTGGAACGTTCGACCCGGTCACCCACGGTCATTTAGACATCATGAATCGGGCGGTCAAAATTTTTGACCATCTGATCGTAGCAGTCGCCCTGAATCCCAAAAAATCTCCCCTGTTTCCACACGAAATGCGGGTGGATTTTATTGAGTCGGCCACCCAAGAACTTGGCAATCTTGAGGTGGTTCCGTTCGACTGCCTTTTGACCAGCTTTGTCCAATCGAAAAATGCCACCGTCATTATCAAAGGACTGCGGGCAGTTTCGGATTTTGAGTTTGAGTTGCAAATGGGATTGATGAACCGAACCCTCGATGAGACCATCGAGACGTTATTCATGATCCCCAGCCAGGAATTCTCTTTTCTGAGCTCCAATCTGGTCAAGGAGATCGCCAGTCATGGAGGAAATATCTCCAACCTGGTTCCAGAAAGCGTCACCCGCGGATTTCAAAAAATAAATACAAAATGA
- the lnt gene encoding apolipoprotein N-acyltransferase yields MLFYGFGLRWVTNTIVNYGNLPMVVSYLILMLLAAYLSLYLALFCYLVKKWSQGNPLSVLFLAPGLWTSLEYLRSTHSKYGFSWLGLGYSQAGSLPVIQMAEITGVYGISSLIVFINASLFYALNKWLKRKGSAAGKKQAAIALGVSGLVLALWIGYGQMALNNWESDSKKGKSVKVGLAQGNIEQHLKWNPLFQGQVMETYRTLSLKAAQSKPDLIVWPEAAIPFYYSLDKANSELIKEIVKTTKTPLLLGSPYLEVRNQERVQFNSAFLIDTSGETLGRYDKIHLVPFGEFVPFKEILWFVHKMVEGIGDFGRGTEARVFDLNGHKLAISICYEITFPDLVRQPVNRGAQFLVNITNDAWFGRSAASYQHMDMAALRAVENRVPIVRAANTGITGTIDPTGALRQTTELFEEEIVISEIHPNRQGKTFYAQNGDLFSQACLLLTGVFALWIWLSNRKKVFNPQPSGQ; encoded by the coding sequence ATGCTCTTCTACGGTTTCGGGTTGCGATGGGTCACCAACACCATCGTCAATTACGGAAACCTGCCGATGGTCGTCAGTTACCTGATTTTAATGCTTTTGGCCGCTTACCTGAGCCTTTATCTGGCGCTGTTTTGTTATCTGGTCAAAAAATGGAGCCAGGGAAACCCTTTATCGGTGCTTTTTCTCGCTCCCGGACTCTGGACTTCTTTGGAATATCTTCGGTCCACGCACTCAAAATATGGTTTTTCCTGGCTGGGGCTCGGCTACTCTCAGGCGGGGAGTCTTCCGGTGATTCAAATGGCAGAAATCACAGGGGTTTATGGCATCTCCTCGTTGATTGTATTCATCAACGCCAGTCTGTTTTATGCATTGAACAAATGGTTAAAACGCAAGGGATCAGCGGCGGGAAAAAAACAAGCCGCGATTGCTTTAGGGGTTTCCGGGCTGGTGCTGGCCCTTTGGATCGGCTATGGGCAAATGGCGCTTAATAATTGGGAAAGCGATTCCAAAAAAGGAAAATCCGTTAAAGTTGGGCTGGCCCAGGGAAACATCGAGCAACACTTAAAATGGAACCCGCTCTTTCAAGGCCAGGTGATGGAAACTTATCGAACGCTCAGTCTGAAAGCCGCCCAGTCTAAACCTGACCTCATCGTATGGCCGGAGGCTGCCATTCCGTTTTATTACTCTCTCGACAAAGCCAATTCCGAACTTATTAAAGAAATCGTAAAAACGACAAAAACACCTTTATTGCTGGGCAGTCCTTATCTGGAAGTGAGGAATCAGGAACGGGTCCAGTTCAACAGCGCTTTTTTAATCGACACGTCCGGGGAGACTCTGGGGCGCTACGATAAAATCCACCTCGTGCCTTTTGGAGAATTCGTCCCCTTTAAAGAAATATTGTGGTTCGTCCACAAAATGGTGGAAGGTATCGGCGACTTTGGCCGGGGAACAGAGGCCAGGGTGTTTGACCTCAACGGTCACAAACTGGCCATTTCCATTTGCTATGAAATCACCTTTCCCGATCTGGTCCGGCAACCGGTCAACCGCGGTGCACAATTTCTGGTGAACATCACCAACGACGCCTGGTTTGGCAGAAGCGCCGCTTCTTATCAGCACATGGACATGGCCGCACTGCGCGCCGTGGAAAACCGCGTTCCCATCGTGCGGGCCGCCAATACCGGAATCACCGGCACCATCGACCCGACAGGAGCCCTCAGGCAAACCACCGAACTGTTTGAAGAAGAGATCGTCATCAGCGAAATCCATCCCAACCGTCAAGGAAAAACCTTTTATGCCCAAAACGGCGACCTGTTCAGCCAGGCGTGCCTTTTGCTGACGGGGGTTTTTGCTTTGTGGATCTGGCTTTCAAACAGGAAGAAGGTTTTTAACCCCCAACCCTCCGGTCAATAA
- the flgI gene encoding flagellar P-ring protein, giving the protein MFTQSMRIRLWVVLFVLLAETAYAARIKDLTSVRGVRDNQLIGFGLVIGLAGTGDSATNVFFSIQTMVNMLSKMGITIPEGEVDQLKFKNVATVMVTGSLPSFARQGDRIDTLISSLGDAKSLQGGTLLMTALKGPDGQTYAVAQGPLSIGGFFVQGAAKGVQKNHQTVARIANGAFVERELPHQFNLKEEVFLTLKKTDFTTASRISRAINDSMRDTVASLEDGRTVKVMVPPFYKDNTSEFVTRLENLNVEPDTVAKVILDERTGTVVMGENVMISAVAVAHGNLFIQITEEPSVSQPPPLSPGGQTVVVPRTRVQVEEGEDRLLIVPKSISLGEVVNGLNAIGVNPRDLIAILQAIKASGALHAELEII; this is encoded by the coding sequence ATGTTTACTCAATCGATGCGAATCCGGCTGTGGGTGGTGTTATTTGTTTTGCTGGCCGAAACCGCTTATGCGGCCAGGATCAAGGATTTGACCAGCGTTCGCGGGGTCCGCGACAATCAACTGATTGGCTTCGGGTTGGTGATTGGTTTGGCGGGAACCGGCGACAGCGCCACCAACGTTTTCTTTTCCATTCAAACGATGGTCAACATGCTCTCCAAAATGGGAATCACCATCCCTGAAGGCGAGGTGGACCAGTTGAAGTTCAAGAACGTGGCTACCGTCATGGTCACAGGGAGCCTGCCATCCTTCGCCCGCCAGGGAGACCGTATCGACACCTTGATCTCTTCGTTAGGAGATGCAAAAAGTCTGCAGGGAGGGACGCTTTTGATGACGGCACTCAAAGGCCCGGATGGGCAAACGTATGCCGTCGCCCAAGGGCCGCTTTCGATCGGCGGGTTTTTTGTCCAGGGTGCCGCAAAAGGCGTGCAAAAGAATCATCAAACCGTGGCCCGGATAGCCAACGGCGCATTTGTGGAGAGAGAGTTGCCGCACCAGTTTAATTTAAAAGAAGAGGTTTTTTTAACTCTGAAAAAAACCGATTTCACCACCGCAAGCCGGATTTCCAGAGCCATCAACGATTCGATGCGGGATACCGTCGCCTCCCTGGAGGATGGCCGTACGGTCAAAGTGATGGTTCCGCCGTTTTACAAGGACAACACATCGGAATTTGTCACTCGCCTGGAAAATCTGAATGTGGAACCCGATACCGTAGCCAAAGTAATCCTCGATGAACGCACGGGCACGGTAGTGATGGGTGAAAATGTCATGATTTCCGCCGTTGCCGTGGCCCACGGCAATCTGTTCATTCAAATCACCGAAGAACCCTCCGTGTCTCAGCCGCCTCCGCTTTCCCCGGGCGGGCAAACGGTGGTGGTGCCCCGCACCCGTGTGCAGGTTGAAGAAGGGGAGGATCGCCTTCTCATTGTCCCGAAATCCATTTCGCTCGGTGAAGTGGTCAACGGCTTGAACGCCATCGGCGTGAACCCCAGGGATTTGATTGCGATTCTGCAAGCCATCAAAGCCTCCGGCGCTTTGCACGCCGAACTGGAAATCATCTGA
- the flgF gene encoding flagellar basal-body rod protein FlgF — MHEGIYIAASGAFKQERKLDVIANNLANLGNSGFKRDGLAFREMIPPFNSNAQLTAGLNPAQGSFPSDIRVSYVGVNDLYTDTSNGTLRPTGNALDVGLDGDGFFVVDTPQGQRYTRNGNFKLSPDGSLVTQEGHQVIGNDNLPIKIDLTAGGRISIDASGGISLGDGLQNIPVGNFKLVNFEDPTKLKKQGDGLLKLEGAGAGEKPPGNLRVQQGFLEASNVNAIEEMTNMIVTLRAFEAYQKVIQSIDQADDQAVNTIGRVA; from the coding sequence ATGCATGAAGGAATATACATAGCGGCCTCCGGGGCATTTAAGCAGGAGCGCAAGCTGGATGTCATCGCCAACAACCTGGCCAATTTGGGAAATTCGGGCTTCAAGAGAGACGGTTTAGCGTTCAGGGAAATGATTCCCCCGTTCAACTCCAACGCCCAGTTGACGGCAGGTTTGAACCCGGCCCAGGGTTCGTTTCCATCCGACATCCGGGTGTCTTATGTCGGAGTCAACGATCTTTATACGGACACTTCCAATGGCACCTTGCGGCCCACGGGAAACGCCCTCGATGTGGGTCTGGATGGTGACGGGTTCTTCGTCGTGGACACGCCTCAGGGGCAGCGCTACACCCGCAACGGAAATTTCAAATTGTCGCCGGATGGAAGCCTCGTGACACAGGAAGGCCACCAGGTGATCGGCAATGACAACCTCCCCATAAAAATAGATCTGACCGCAGGCGGCAGAATATCGATCGACGCGTCTGGCGGAATTTCCCTGGGCGATGGTTTGCAAAATATTCCCGTTGGGAATTTCAAACTGGTGAACTTTGAGGATCCGACGAAACTGAAAAAACAGGGAGACGGTTTGTTGAAACTTGAAGGCGCCGGAGCGGGAGAAAAACCACCGGGCAACTTGCGGGTGCAACAAGGATTTCTCGAAGCTTCAAATGTGAACGCGATTGAGGAAATGACCAATATGATCGTCACGCTCCGGGCCTTTGAGGCCTACCAGAAAGTTATTCAATCCATTGACCAGGCGGACGATCAGGCGGTAAATACCATTGGCCGCGTGGCTTAG
- the flgG_2 gene encoding flagellar basal body rod protein FlgG translates to MIRSLYTAATGMNAQELNVSVISNNLANVNTVGYKRSRPEFQDLLYQNLRLVGTLSENGNQVPTGAQLGLGTKTSAIQKIFLQGDFAQTQNTLDMAIQGRGFFQVAQADGTIAYTRSGSFKLDNSGQIVTADGLTMEPAITVPPDAITISIDPQGSVAATQPGATAPTVLGTIQTATFQNEAGLQSIGSNLFVETDASGAAAVGNPGVDDRGTLQQGFVELSNVSVVEELVSLISAQRAYEVNSRTVQTSDEMLQIANQMKR, encoded by the coding sequence ATGATCCGTTCTTTATACACAGCGGCAACCGGCATGAACGCCCAGGAGTTGAACGTCAGCGTGATCTCCAACAACCTCGCCAACGTGAACACCGTGGGTTACAAAAGAAGCCGACCGGAGTTTCAGGACCTTCTCTATCAGAACCTCCGCCTGGTGGGAACGCTGTCAGAAAACGGCAACCAGGTGCCCACCGGGGCGCAGTTGGGTTTGGGAACGAAAACCTCGGCGATCCAAAAGATTTTCCTGCAGGGGGATTTCGCGCAAACGCAGAACACCCTCGACATGGCGATTCAGGGGAGAGGCTTTTTTCAAGTCGCGCAAGCGGATGGAACCATCGCTTACACCCGGTCGGGTTCCTTCAAGCTGGATAATTCCGGGCAGATCGTGACGGCGGATGGCCTGACCATGGAGCCGGCCATCACCGTGCCTCCGGATGCCATAACGATTTCCATCGACCCTCAGGGCAGTGTTGCCGCGACTCAGCCGGGAGCCACGGCCCCTACGGTTTTAGGAACCATACAAACCGCCACGTTTCAAAATGAAGCCGGTTTGCAATCGATAGGTTCTAATCTTTTTGTGGAAACCGACGCTTCGGGGGCCGCCGCAGTAGGCAACCCCGGAGTCGATGACCGCGGGACCCTGCAACAGGGCTTTGTTGAGCTATCCAACGTGAGCGTCGTGGAAGAGCTGGTCAGTCTCATTTCAGCACAACGGGCTTATGAGGTCAATTCCAGGACGGTGCAAACATCGGATGAAATGCTGCAAATTGCCAATCAAATGAAACGTTAA
- the flgH gene encoding flagellar L-ring protein: MMQFGKLNETRKFVFVLACFLLAGVLSSCAKSHLAVNPEAAVIPDHIFSSPATKRADGALWPGDTAGNLLFVDTKAKEVGDILTVVISENATSTQSATTDTSKDAETSMSWESFLGLPSNLGVQNFLGSGAQFDPRVAAALSRSNKGTGETSRNGNLTATVTVVITHVYPNGNFAIEGTRSVTVNHEEQIMVLRGIIRPVDVDFDNTISSRLIANASISYSGEGVVADEQRVGWASRALSYIWPF, from the coding sequence ATGATGCAATTCGGAAAATTAAATGAAACCCGGAAGTTTGTGTTTGTTCTCGCTTGTTTTCTGTTGGCGGGGGTATTGTCGTCCTGTGCCAAGTCTCACCTGGCGGTGAACCCGGAGGCCGCCGTCATCCCGGATCATATTTTTTCGTCTCCAGCCACAAAAAGGGCGGATGGGGCGCTCTGGCCCGGCGATACCGCCGGCAACCTGTTGTTTGTCGACACCAAGGCGAAAGAAGTGGGGGACATCTTAACGGTGGTGATCAGTGAAAATGCCACCTCAACCCAGTCGGCCACAACCGACACATCCAAGGATGCGGAAACCTCGATGTCCTGGGAGAGTTTCCTGGGCCTGCCCAGCAATTTGGGCGTCCAGAATTTCCTGGGATCGGGAGCGCAGTTTGACCCGAGGGTGGCCGCCGCTTTATCGCGATCGAACAAAGGCACCGGTGAAACCAGCCGCAATGGGAATTTGACGGCGACGGTGACCGTGGTCATCACCCATGTGTATCCAAACGGAAATTTTGCCATCGAAGGCACGCGGTCGGTGACCGTCAATCATGAAGAGCAGATCATGGTCCTGCGCGGCATCATTCGTCCGGTGGATGTTGATTTTGACAACACCATCTCATCCAGGCTGATAGCCAATGCGTCTATCAGTTATTCAGGAGAAGGCGTGGTTGCGGACGAACAAAGAGTGGGCTGGGCGTCCAGGGCTTTGAGCTACATTTGGCCCTTTTAG
- a CDS encoding rhodanese, with translation MEQINIDELHDRLDQLNEKHLILDVRSPEEFNEGHIKGAQNTPHEEVGSIVDELKNYETVYVHCKMGGRAKMASQVLNNSGLSNIVCVGDGGMQRWREKGWPLET, from the coding sequence ATGGAACAGATAAATATTGATGAACTACACGATCGCCTGGATCAATTGAATGAAAAACATTTGATCCTGGATGTCCGGTCACCCGAAGAATTTAATGAAGGACATATTAAGGGGGCGCAAAACACGCCGCATGAGGAAGTGGGGTCCATCGTCGATGAACTGAAAAATTACGAAACGGTTTATGTCCACTGCAAGATGGGTGGGCGGGCAAAAATGGCCTCGCAAGTCCTCAATAATTCCGGGTTGAGTAATATTGTTTGCGTGGGAGATGGGGGCATGCAACGCTGGCGGGAAAAAGGATGGCCTCTCGAAACCTGA
- a CDS encoding aminotransferase: MKFSQRIQSVQSSLTLEITALANELKAKGEDVISFGAGEPDFNTPENVKQAGIRAIQNNQTHYTPVSGTNELKDAVVHKFKQDNGLDYQRDQIVVSCGAKHSFYNLAQALWDKGDEILIPAPYWLSYPEMVRLADATPVIVDTTAQNEFKITPQQIDQAVTPSTRALIINSPSNPTGSAYSKKELEAIAECALKHKLLVIADEIYEKIVFDKFEHVSIASLGKEIQENCVVINGMSKCYAMTGWRIGYLAANREIAAQVNKIQSQSTSNPASISQAASVEALTGPQEAIAEMVKEFNVRRDLLLKLLANIDGVTCYRPVGSFYTFPDFSVFYGKRYQGQPIGGSVEFSKFLLKEAKVALVPGIAFGADSNVRLSFANTQEIIRQGVDRIAKAVASLQ, encoded by the coding sequence ATGAAATTTTCCCAACGCATACAGTCGGTCCAATCTTCCCTGACCTTGGAAATCACCGCCCTGGCCAATGAACTGAAGGCCAAAGGCGAAGACGTCATCAGTTTCGGCGCCGGGGAACCAGATTTTAACACCCCTGAAAATGTCAAACAGGCTGGCATCCGGGCCATTCAAAATAATCAGACTCACTATACCCCCGTCAGCGGCACCAATGAATTGAAGGATGCCGTTGTTCATAAATTCAAGCAGGATAACGGCTTGGATTATCAGCGAGATCAAATTGTGGTTTCGTGCGGGGCCAAACATTCCTTCTACAATTTAGCGCAAGCGCTGTGGGATAAAGGCGATGAAATCCTGATACCGGCTCCCTACTGGCTGTCCTACCCGGAAATGGTTCGACTGGCAGACGCCACCCCGGTGATCGTTGACACGACGGCGCAAAACGAATTCAAAATCACCCCGCAACAAATCGACCAGGCGGTCACCCCCAGCACCCGCGCCCTCATTATCAACAGTCCCTCCAACCCGACGGGGTCCGCCTACAGTAAAAAGGAATTGGAAGCCATCGCCGAGTGCGCCTTAAAGCACAAGTTGCTTGTCATTGCCGATGAAATCTATGAAAAAATCGTGTTTGACAAGTTCGAGCATGTCAGCATCGCTTCTCTTGGCAAAGAGATTCAGGAGAATTGCGTGGTCATCAACGGCATGTCCAAATGCTACGCCATGACGGGTTGGCGGATCGGCTATCTGGCCGCAAACCGTGAAATCGCTGCGCAAGTCAATAAAATTCAAAGCCAAAGCACGTCCAACCCAGCATCTATTTCGCAAGCGGCAAGTGTCGAGGCTCTCACCGGCCCACAGGAAGCCATCGCAGAAATGGTGAAGGAATTTAATGTGCGGCGGGATCTTCTTTTAAAACTGCTGGCAAACATAGACGGAGTGACTTGCTATCGTCCGGTGGGGTCATTTTACACGTTTCCGGATTTTTCAGTATTTTATGGAAAACGTTACCAAGGGCAACCTATCGGAGGGTCCGTCGAATTTTCTAAATTCCTGCTCAAGGAAGCGAAGGTGGCACTGGTTCCGGGGATCGCCTTCGGGGCCGACAGCAATGTGCGGCTGTCATTCGCCAACACGCAGGAAATTATTCGCCAGGGAGTGGACCGCATCGCTAAAGCAGTGGCTTCTCTGCAATAA